One genomic region from Nostoc sphaeroides encodes:
- a CDS encoding dienelactone hydrolase family protein has translation MLETTNIEIHTSYIKVPNNGLEIDAYLAQPAQNGTFGAVIVFPEIFGINRNIRDITELIAKQGYVAIAPAMYQRIAAGFEADFSPEDVGYSPEAYRLGLEYYQQVKYQDILSDIQANITYLKTLPNVKDNALGVIGFCFGGHVAYIAATLPDIKATASFYGGGITTSSYGEDTPTINRTSEIKGTIYTFFGTRDELVSQEENEQIEAELKKHQINHRIFRYDAGHGFFAGFFKDKYPFLEQHPSYNPEAAPDAWQHVLELFKNNL, from the coding sequence ATGCTAGAAACAACAAACATCGAAATTCACACTTCATATATCAAAGTTCCTAACAATGGCTTAGAAATCGACGCTTACTTAGCTCAACCAGCACAAAATGGAACCTTTGGCGCAGTTATAGTTTTTCCAGAAATTTTTGGAATCAATCGTAATATTCGAGATATCACCGAGCTAATCGCTAAACAAGGTTATGTAGCGATCGCTCCAGCCATGTATCAACGTATTGCTGCCGGTTTTGAGGCTGACTTTAGTCCTGAAGATGTTGGCTATAGTCCAGAAGCTTATCGATTGGGCTTGGAATATTATCAACAAGTAAAGTATCAAGATATCTTAAGTGATATTCAAGCTAACATTACCTACCTAAAAACTTTACCCAATGTCAAAGATAATGCGCTCGGTGTCATTGGTTTTTGTTTTGGCGGTCATGTTGCTTACATAGCTGCAACTTTACCCGATATCAAAGCAACAGCTTCGTTTTACGGTGGTGGAATTACCACTTCTAGTTATGGTGAAGACACTCCAACCATTAATCGCACCTCAGAAATTAAAGGTACTATTTATACCTTTTTTGGTACAAGAGATGAATTAGTTTCCCAAGAAGAAAACGAGCAAATTGAGGCAGAATTAAAGAAACATCAAATAAATCATCGGATATTCCGATACGATGCAGGGCATGGATTCTTTGCCGGATTTTTCAAAGATAAGTACCCATTTTTAGAGCAGCACCCAAGTTACAACCCAGAAGCGGCTCCTGATGCTTGGCAACATGTTCTAGAACTGTTTAAAAATAATTTGTGA
- a CDS encoding DUF2267 domain-containing protein, translated as MPDQSFRTNIPEIDPTEIEDNRTAIADEHHSFLEKVMVRSGFADLYDARDFTEVVYRVMRDLMTTDTIDRVESELHTQAIPTDEKALQFEVAELWKDTNPFVRFLSRIRQPLKGPAPIGIDSKLFLTRVANEGGVPGSVDAEQAVKAVFSATKDELSEERIQEIAGALPDYVRQLWEQA; from the coding sequence ATGCCCGATCAAAGTTTTAGAACAAATATTCCAGAAATTGACCCAACAGAGATTGAAGATAATCGAACTGCGATCGCTGATGAACATCACTCATTTCTTGAAAAAGTCATGGTTAGAAGCGGATTTGCAGATTTGTATGACGCAAGAGACTTTACCGAAGTTGTATATCGTGTTATGCGTGACTTAATGACTACAGACACAATCGATCGGGTCGAGTCAGAACTGCATACACAGGCTATACCTACAGATGAAAAAGCACTCCAATTTGAAGTGGCTGAACTCTGGAAAGACACCAATCCGTTTGTGAGATTTTTAAGTCGCATCCGTCAACCTTTAAAAGGCCCGGCTCCTATTGGAATTGATTCCAAGCTATTTCTAACGCGGGTTGCGAATGAAGGAGGCGTTCCAGGATCAGTTGACGCAGAACAGGCAGTTAAAGCGGTATTTTCTGCCACCAAAGACGAACTTTCCGAAGAGCGGATTCAGGAAATTGCTGGCGCACTGCCTGATTATGTACGTCAACTTTGGGAGCAAGCTTAA
- the nifK gene encoding nitrogenase molybdenum-iron protein subunit beta → MPQNPEKIQDHVELFHQPEYQQLFENKKQFENGHEPEEVQRVAEWTKGWDYREKNFAREALTVNPAKGCQPLGAIFAAVGFEGTLPFVQGSQGCVAYFRTHLTRHYKEPFSGVSSSMTEDAAVFGGLQNMIDGLANSYQLYKPKMIAVCTTCMAEVIGDDLQAFINNSKQAGSVPQDFPVPYAHTPSFVGSHITGYDNMMKGILSNLTAGHKKETSNGKINFIPGFDTYVGNNREIKRIASLFGFDYTILADNSDYLDSPNTGEFDMYPGGTKLEDAADSINAKATIALQAHSTPKTREYIEKEWQQPTSVSRPWGIKGTDEFLMKLSELSGIPIPEELEIERGRAVDAMTDSHSWIHGKRFAIYGEPDLVYSVVGFMLEMGAEPVHILVHNSNEVFEAEIKELLASSPFGQHATVWPGKDLWHMRSLLFTEPVDFLVGNTYGKYLWRDTKIPLVRIGYPIMDRHHLHRYATIGYQGVINLLNWTVNTLFEEIDRNTNIPSKTDISYDLIR, encoded by the coding sequence ATGCCTCAGAATCCAGAAAAAATTCAAGATCACGTCGAGTTATTCCACCAACCTGAGTACCAACAGCTATTTGAAAACAAAAAGCAGTTTGAAAACGGTCACGAACCCGAAGAAGTACAACGGGTTGCAGAGTGGACAAAGGGTTGGGATTATCGTGAAAAGAACTTCGCTCGTGAAGCTTTAACCGTTAACCCTGCTAAAGGTTGTCAACCACTAGGAGCAATTTTTGCTGCTGTTGGTTTTGAAGGTACTCTACCTTTCGTTCAAGGTTCTCAAGGTTGCGTTGCTTACTTCCGCACCCACTTAACCCGTCACTACAAAGAGCCATTCTCTGGTGTATCTTCTTCAATGACTGAAGATGCAGCCGTGTTTGGTGGTCTGCAAAACATGATCGACGGGTTGGCGAACTCTTACCAACTGTACAAGCCCAAGATGATTGCTGTCTGCACCACCTGTATGGCAGAAGTAATTGGTGATGACTTACAAGCCTTCATCAACAACTCTAAGCAAGCTGGTTCAGTCCCTCAAGATTTCCCAGTACCTTACGCTCATACCCCTAGCTTTGTCGGTTCCCACATCACTGGTTACGACAACATGATGAAGGGAATTCTTTCTAACTTGACCGCAGGTCATAAGAAAGAAACCAGCAATGGTAAAATCAACTTCATCCCAGGTTTTGACACCTACGTAGGTAACAACCGCGAAATCAAGCGGATTGCTTCTTTGTTCGGCTTTGACTACACAATTCTAGCTGACAACAGCGACTACTTGGATTCACCCAACACAGGTGAATTCGATATGTACCCAGGTGGAACAAAGTTAGAAGATGCAGCAGATTCAATCAATGCGAAAGCTACGATCGCTCTGCAAGCACACTCTACACCCAAAACCCGCGAGTACATCGAAAAAGAATGGCAGCAACCAACTTCAGTTTCCCGTCCTTGGGGCATTAAGGGTACTGATGAGTTCTTGATGAAACTCAGCGAATTGAGTGGTATCCCCATTCCTGAAGAATTGGAAATCGAACGCGGTCGTGCAGTTGATGCCATGACTGACTCCCACTCATGGATTCACGGCAAGCGCTTCGCTATCTACGGCGAACCAGATTTAGTATATAGCGTAGTTGGCTTTATGCTAGAAATGGGTGCTGAACCTGTGCATATCTTGGTTCACAACAGCAACGAAGTATTTGAAGCAGAAATCAAAGAATTGCTTGCTTCTAGCCCCTTCGGTCAACATGCAACTGTTTGGCCTGGTAAGGACTTGTGGCACATGCGATCGCTGTTGTTCACCGAACCAGTAGACTTCTTAGTTGGTAACACCTACGGTAAGTACCTGTGGCGCGACACCAAGATTCCCCTCGTGAGAATCGGCTACCCCATCATGGATCGCCACCACCTACACCGCTATGCCACCATTGGTTATCAAGGTGTGATCAACCTCCTCAACTGGACTGTAAACACCCTGTTTGAAGAAATCGATCGCAACACCAACATTCCTTCTAAGACAGATATTTCCTACGACTTGATTCGTTAG